Genomic window (Gelria sp. Kuro-4):
TACTTTAACTTCCCTGTTTCAGCACCAATCCTGGTATTCTGTTTTTTTGAAAACCATTGCCCCTCTCTAAAGTAATCGCTTGGCCTGTTAATCTTTCTGGTAGCCTAAGTTGCGGGAGATTGCCCGGGCGGCGTCCTTGACCAATTTTTTATAAACTTCCACCTTCTCTTCCGACAACCGGAATTGGGGCCCGGAGATGGCCAGACTGGCGACGACCTGCCCGAGGGCATCCCGGACCGGGGCGACAATGGAATAAGCTCCTACTTCGCGCTCGCTCACGCTGTAGGCGCAGCCCTCATGCCGGATTTCCGCCAGGTTGCGTTCCAGTAGCTCGGGGTCGGTGATGGTAAACGGGGTGTACTTCTCAAGCGGTTTTTCCAGCAAACGCTTGCGCAAGGACTCGGGAAGGTAAGCCAGGAGGACCTTGCCGGCCGCCCCGCAGTGCAGCGGTAAAGCTACGCCGGTAACGCTGGTCTTGGCCACGCTGAATTTGCTCTCCACCTTGGCCACGCAAAACCGTGCGTCCCCTTGAAGAACGTACAGCGCCACTTCTTCGCCGCAGGCATCCCGGAGTTCTTCCATAACCGGCAGCGCTGCCTGGTTCAGGTTAAGCTGGCTGACAGCCATCTGCCCCCAGCGGTAGACCCTGGCCCCCAGGTGGTAGCGTCCGCTAAGGCCGTCCTTTTCCACGCAGTTCTTCTTACGCAGGGTGGCTAGAATGCGTGACGCTGTGCTGGGTGTAAGACCTGTAAGCTCGCTGACCTCTTGAACGCTGAGCAGGGGCTTTTCGGTAGAAAAGCAATCCAGTATGTCAATGGCTTTCTCTACGGCCTTGATGATCAAGTTCATCCGCTCCTTGCATATTGTGCAATTTGTTTGCTCACTTTGCACAGATAAGTTATTCGGCGTCGATAATGAAAATCCTGCACACTCACGATAGATTTTTTACTTTTTTCTTTCCCTGCACCTTTTCTTTTTCGGGGATTTGCACCCTGGTATTGCATATTGTGCAACTCAGGATTAACTTGTGCGAGCAAGGCCAGCCCGTGTACCCTCGTTCAGCAGCAGCGAAAATGCGCCATGACCAGCGGCCGGGGGCGCTGCTAGAACTGACGGATGGGCGGGCGGTGCAAGTGATAAAGGGCAACCCGCACCACCCCTATCTGCCGGTGGTACGCGGGTTGCACCCGGGAGGAACGCTGGCGTGGAGCTGGATTTGCAGGCAGTGGAACCAGATGTTACGGGACCCCTCAGCGCGGAGAAAACCTGAGCAATGCTGATTGGACGGGTGGAAAACGCCGGCCGGCGTAGGAAGGGCCACGCGCACCTTTCCACGGGCGGCGCTTACCGGGCAAGGAAGGAAGCCGGAAGGTCCGGGTCGGCAGCCAGGATCCCAACAACATCCGGATCCAGGGCACCCGAACGGGCCTGGTGCTCCAGGATGCGCTTCGTTTCGGTCCAGGGAAGGCCGGGGCGGTAGGGACGGTCCTCACTGAGGGCGGTGAAAACGTCCG
Coding sequences:
- a CDS encoding IclR family transcriptional regulator is translated as MIIKAVEKAIDILDCFSTEKPLLSVQEVSELTGLTPSTASRILATLRKKNCVEKDGLSGRYHLGARVYRWGQMAVSQLNLNQAALPVMEELRDACGEEVALYVLQGDARFCVAKVESKFSVAKTSVTGVALPLHCGAAGKVLLAYLPESLRKRLLEKPLEKYTPFTITDPELLERNLAEIRHEGCAYSVSEREVGAYSIVAPVRDALGQVVASLAISGPQFRLSEEKVEVYKKLVKDAARAISRNLGYQKD